The following proteins come from a genomic window of Spirochaeta isovalerica:
- a CDS encoding adenylate kinase → MLNIALFGPPGAGKGTQSEFIIKEYNLCYISTGDLLRKEIAEGTRLGQEAESIIAAGQLVSDEIIVQLIEKTIVTNPYSHGFLFDGFPRTYMQAYILEGLMIQHNSSLNCLINLDVDQDLTVRRLLERGKSSGRSDDNETVIKKRLQEYNEKTHPVLEFYREKGILRNVDGNKSIDDVTGQIKDILKEEMKHSLYNVVLFGYPGSGRGSHGEALAEKYGLEYIATGPMLAEEIEKGSEIGKSIESFYNSGELVPDDVVVQLIEEKIEKSRGNVKGYIFKGFPRTLVQSYMLDGMLKKRDSKISQIMEIEVPTLELINRLDKRRDTDKKKPYDSNTQKILMRLRDYEETTLPVLEKYKSLYGSVTIDGAGTFEEVFERIADEFKAGMNL, encoded by the coding sequence ATGTTGAATATTGCTTTGTTCGGCCCTCCCGGTGCGGGAAAGGGAACCCAGTCGGAGTTTATTATTAAAGAGTACAACCTCTGTTATATTTCTACAGGAGATCTTCTCCGTAAGGAAATTGCCGAGGGAACCAGACTGGGGCAGGAAGCCGAAAGCATTATCGCCGCTGGACAGCTGGTTTCCGATGAAATTATCGTACAGCTTATCGAGAAGACCATAGTGACGAATCCCTATTCCCACGGTTTTCTTTTTGATGGATTTCCCAGAACATACATGCAGGCTTATATTCTCGAAGGATTGATGATTCAGCACAACTCGTCGCTCAACTGTCTGATCAATCTCGATGTGGATCAGGATCTTACAGTCCGGAGGCTTCTCGAGCGCGGCAAATCATCGGGCCGCTCCGATGATAATGAAACAGTCATAAAAAAGCGGTTACAGGAATACAATGAAAAAACCCATCCCGTACTGGAATTTTACCGGGAGAAAGGAATCTTGAGGAATGTGGACGGCAATAAATCCATTGATGACGTTACCGGCCAGATAAAAGATATTCTCAAGGAAGAGATGAAGCACAGTCTCTATAATGTCGTGTTATTCGGATATCCCGGTTCGGGAAGAGGTTCCCACGGAGAAGCCCTGGCCGAAAAATACGGGCTGGAATATATCGCGACAGGACCTATGCTGGCTGAAGAAATTGAAAAAGGCTCGGAAATAGGGAAAAGTATTGAATCTTTCTACAACAGCGGAGAGCTGGTTCCCGATGATGTGGTTGTTCAGCTGATCGAGGAAAAGATCGAAAAATCCCGCGGTAATGTAAAGGGGTATATTTTCAAGGGATTTCCCAGAACTCTGGTGCAGTCCTATATGCTCGACGGGATGCTCAAGAAAAGAGACTCCAAAATTTCCCAGATCATGGAAATCGAGGTTCCGACCCTGGAGCTCATCAATCGGCTGGACAAAAGACGTGATACGGATAAAAAGAAACCTTATGACAGCAATACGCAGAAGATACTGATGCGTCTGCGCGATTATGAAGAGACGACGCTTCCCGTTCTGGAGAAGTACAAATCTCTTTACGGTTCGGTCACGATCGACGGAGCGGGGACATTCGAGGAAGTATTTGAGAGAATCGCCGATGAGTTTAAAGCCGGCATGAATCTGTAA
- a CDS encoding acetate/propionate family kinase: MQILVINSGSSSIKFQWLESLTGEVFYSGLVERIGMASGRLSLRKGGGKSKKTEKPIANHKEGLTMIFSQLQNMNKIEAVGHRVVNGGEYFSAPCLIDEQALKKIRKCIPLAPLHNPANCQGIEAALSLLPHVPHIAVFDTSFHRTIKEKNYLYAIPYDYYSRDGIRKYGFHGSSHKYVTIRAAEMLNKDVKDISGISCHLGNGVSLTAIRHGCSIDTSMGYGTISGVPMGTRSGDLDPAVILNLLQEKEVSPDQLSDLLYRESGLKGLSGLSPDMRDLLKAESEGHERAAAAVEIFVNSIRKYIGAYLTQLGGKPDFLIFTAGIGENSAEIRSRVLKGMGYLGFRLDEEKNAEATGESLISRKDSPVPVLLIPTNEEWMIASEAEELLTSEYISESSLTFLVDS; the protein is encoded by the coding sequence ATGCAGATACTGGTTATTAATTCCGGCAGTTCTTCCATCAAATTCCAGTGGCTTGAGAGCCTAACGGGAGAGGTATTTTATTCCGGTCTAGTTGAGAGGATCGGTATGGCATCGGGTCGTTTATCTCTGAGGAAAGGCGGCGGAAAAAGCAAAAAAACCGAAAAACCGATAGCGAACCATAAAGAAGGGCTTACCATGATTTTCAGCCAGCTGCAGAACATGAATAAAATAGAGGCTGTCGGACACAGGGTCGTTAACGGCGGTGAATATTTTTCAGCTCCCTGTCTGATCGATGAACAGGCTCTTAAAAAAATCAGAAAGTGCATACCCTTAGCTCCTCTCCACAATCCGGCAAACTGCCAGGGAATTGAAGCCGCTCTGTCCCTGCTTCCCCATGTTCCTCATATTGCTGTTTTTGATACGTCTTTTCACAGAACAATTAAAGAAAAAAACTATCTTTACGCCATTCCTTACGATTATTACAGCCGTGATGGTATCAGAAAATACGGGTTTCACGGGTCCTCTCATAAATATGTGACGATACGGGCTGCTGAAATGCTGAACAAAGATGTAAAAGACATAAGCGGAATCAGCTGCCATCTGGGGAACGGCGTTTCGCTAACAGCGATCAGACATGGCTGCTCCATTGATACGTCGATGGGATACGGAACGATCAGCGGCGTCCCCATGGGTACCCGTTCGGGAGACCTGGATCCGGCGGTGATCCTCAATCTTCTACAGGAAAAAGAGGTCAGCCCTGATCAACTGAGCGATCTGCTTTATCGCGAATCGGGACTGAAAGGTTTAAGCGGTCTCTCTCCCGATATGAGAGACCTCCTGAAAGCGGAATCAGAGGGTCATGAACGGGCTGCCGCAGCTGTTGAAATCTTTGTAAATTCCATCCGGAAGTATATTGGAGCTTATCTGACGCAGCTTGGAGGGAAACCGGATTTTCTGATTTTTACGGCGGGAATCGGAGAAAACTCCGCAGAAATAAGAAGCAGGGTTCTGAAAGGTATGGGATATCTGGGTTTCAGACTCGACGAAGAAAAGAATGCCGAGGCTACAGGAGAATCACTTATCTCCCGGAAGGATTCGCCTGTTCCCGTTCTTTTGATCCCCACCAATGAGGAATGGATGATAGCCAGTGAAGCCGAGGAGCTTCTCACATCTGAATATATATCCGAATCATCTCTCACTTTTTTAGTTGACAGCTGA
- a CDS encoding metal-dependent transcriptional regulator, with protein MVSSESLEMYLETILLLEKSHGHAHGVEIARELGVSKASVTKAMKKLQTRGFIYKESYGTITLTERGMELSSSIYKKHELIKRYLMHSLNLEESEAEENACRMEHIVTDSFIKAAKTYLESQDILFR; from the coding sequence TTGGTAAGTTCCGAATCGCTGGAAATGTATCTGGAGACAATCCTGTTGCTTGAGAAAAGTCATGGGCACGCTCATGGCGTGGAAATAGCCAGAGAGTTGGGAGTCTCTAAGGCAAGCGTAACAAAAGCAATGAAGAAACTTCAAACGCGGGGCTTCATATACAAAGAATCCTATGGAACCATTACTCTTACGGAGAGAGGGATGGAGCTTTCTTCTTCCATTTACAAAAAGCATGAACTGATAAAACGATATCTCATGCACAGTCTGAATCTGGAAGAGTCCGAGGCGGAGGAGAATGCCTGCAGGATGGAGCATATCGTTACCGATAGTTTTATCAAAGCGGCAAAAACATATCTGGAATCACAGGATATTCTGTTCAGATAA
- a CDS encoding alpha-glucosidase gives MKLISNKKGFTLSHKNRILLSHTEDSPAVFAGTGEGHYKFNYGLFKIRDRNLQLKSCRDYSIGESSGDMVRITFECGFILTFREIQDRIHMETEQTNKELNRFKLILKASEKEHIYGCGEQYSKLDLRGQKLPIWVQEPGLGRGKDLITLIAELKQGYGGNAFTTYFSQPTFISSDNWYFHSEGTAYCEFDFRKKNEHSLLFWQLPEKLVIGVEKNAVQALSSLSAYLGRQRKPPEWVYDGMWIGMQGGRDVTSSKLQDALDAGVKTAAIWCQDWEGIRITSFGKQLFWDWKPNEELYPDFKGYMKELNSKGIRYLGYINPFLALEGPLYAEAREKNYCVKNDKGEDYYVYITTFPAAMVDLTNPAAVKWIKEVIKKDMIGKGLSGWMADFGEYVPADAVLHSGVDPQLYHNQYAADWARINYEAVEEAGKENEITYFMRAGYTGSSRYSAMNWNGDQLVNWSRDQGFATVIPGTISMGFSGIGYTHSDLGGYTTLLWLKRSKELFMRWAELSAFTQTMRTHEGNRPDSNWQFNSDGETLSHLARMTDIYVKLKPYHLTLSDEYQKSGIPPVRHPYIHYEKDKVVHKLKYQYMYGRDLMVAPVISKGKEKWKVYLPTDKWVHLWSGKDFRGGWSTVECPIGQPPVFYRKSSEYSSLFQDVGQC, from the coding sequence ATGAAACTGATCTCCAATAAAAAAGGTTTTACCCTTTCTCATAAAAACAGAATTCTTCTATCACATACGGAAGATTCGCCAGCTGTTTTCGCCGGAACCGGAGAGGGACACTACAAATTCAATTACGGACTTTTTAAAATCCGCGACAGAAACCTTCAGTTGAAAAGCTGCAGGGACTACAGCATCGGCGAGTCCTCGGGAGACATGGTCAGAATAACTTTTGAATGCGGTTTTATCCTTACATTCAGGGAGATTCAGGACCGGATTCATATGGAAACTGAACAGACCAACAAAGAACTGAACCGTTTCAAACTGATTCTCAAAGCTTCTGAAAAAGAACATATCTACGGATGCGGAGAACAGTATTCCAAGCTCGATCTGAGAGGTCAGAAACTGCCGATCTGGGTGCAGGAGCCGGGACTGGGACGGGGAAAAGACCTGATAACCCTTATTGCTGAATTAAAGCAGGGTTACGGAGGAAATGCCTTTACGACATATTTCTCCCAGCCTACTTTTATCTCCTCGGACAACTGGTATTTTCACTCGGAAGGAACAGCCTACTGCGAATTTGATTTCAGAAAGAAAAATGAACACAGCCTTCTCTTCTGGCAGCTTCCTGAAAAGCTCGTCATAGGGGTTGAGAAAAATGCGGTTCAAGCTCTTTCCTCACTTTCCGCTTACCTCGGACGGCAGAGAAAACCTCCCGAATGGGTGTATGACGGTATGTGGATCGGTATGCAGGGTGGCCGGGATGTCACGTCATCGAAGCTTCAGGACGCACTGGATGCGGGTGTAAAAACCGCTGCGATCTGGTGCCAGGACTGGGAAGGCATCCGCATAACCTCCTTCGGGAAACAACTCTTCTGGGACTGGAAACCGAATGAGGAATTATACCCGGATTTCAAAGGGTATATGAAGGAGCTCAACAGTAAGGGGATCCGGTATCTCGGTTATATTAATCCCTTTCTGGCTCTTGAAGGACCTCTATACGCTGAGGCCAGGGAAAAAAATTATTGTGTCAAAAATGATAAGGGTGAAGATTACTATGTCTACATAACCACCTTTCCCGCAGCCATGGTCGACCTGACAAATCCCGCAGCCGTGAAATGGATCAAAGAAGTGATCAAGAAAGATATGATCGGTAAAGGGCTTTCTGGATGGATGGCGGATTTCGGAGAATACGTGCCGGCCGATGCGGTTCTCCATTCCGGTGTCGATCCCCAGCTCTATCACAATCAGTATGCTGCCGACTGGGCGCGGATCAATTATGAAGCGGTTGAGGAAGCGGGAAAAGAGAACGAGATAACCTACTTCATGCGGGCCGGATATACGGGGTCTTCGCGCTATTCAGCCATGAACTGGAACGGTGACCAGCTTGTAAACTGGAGTCGGGATCAGGGTTTTGCCACTGTGATTCCCGGAACTATTTCCATGGGATTTTCCGGAATCGGCTACACCCATTCCGATCTCGGCGGATATACCACGCTTCTCTGGCTGAAGAGGAGCAAGGAGCTTTTCATGCGCTGGGCCGAACTGTCCGCTTTTACCCAGACCATGAGAACCCATGAAGGAAACCGTCCCGATTCCAACTGGCAATTCAACAGCGACGGGGAAACTCTCTCCCACCTGGCGCGAATGACAGATATTTATGTAAAACTGAAACCATATCACCTGACTCTCTCCGACGAGTATCAGAAAAGCGGAATTCCTCCGGTCCGCCATCCATACATTCACTATGAGAAGGACAAAGTCGTTCACAAATTGAAATATCAGTATATGTACGGACGGGATCTTATGGTAGCACCTGTTATCAGCAAGGGAAAAGAGAAGTGGAAAGTCTATCTCCCGACCGATAAATGGGTCCATCTGTGGAGCGGAAAAGATTTCAGAGGCGGATGGTCGACTGTAGAGTGCCCGATCGGTCAGCCTCCGGTTTTCTATAGAAAAAGCTCTGAATACTCATCGCTTTTCCAGGACGTCGGACAATGCTGA
- the feoB gene encoding ferrous iron transporter B, translating into MKIALAGNPNSGKTTLFNAITGRIEHVGNWAGVTVAKKEGAVKKALNKTGVSMSVVDLPGAYSISPFTSEESITSGFVKNEKPDVIINVVDASNLNRSLFFTTQLLELGIPLVVALNKSDLLLKRNLTIDSEKLSVLLGCPVVNTVSTKRRNNGLVELISESAGRVGSQQISPFRSPKVNLFDPSSVDDADRDRFSFVNDLVYKVEMRKKGSDKYALQDKVDRFLANKWLGIPVFAMVMWTVFAISQTYAGPFLADLLVGWIDGLYVFVEGLIDGKVSPILQSLLLDGIIGGVGAVVGFLPLIMVLFWLLAILEDVGYMARVALIMDRFFKKVGLSGKSIIPMIISTGCAIPGIMATRTIKNERQRRTTAMLTPFMPCGAKLPVIALFAGVFFKDAAWVGTAMYFTGIGIIIAGALIVVRITGDTNARSYFIMELPEYRIPSIKRATSSMLARGKAFIVKAGTIILLCNAVIQIMQSFNWKFQMVAEGDESTSILAGLANPFAFLLIPLGFGVWQLAAAAITGFIAKENVVGTLAVVYSITNFIDTEELALVSGGADVASIMGIGSVAALSYLVFNLFTPPCFAAIGAMNSEMNSRKWLWAGIGFQFSMGYSLSFLTYQIGTLITTGAVGTGFLPGLAFVLLISGYFAYLMKRDDKETVPQLKMSF; encoded by the coding sequence ATGAAAATTGCACTTGCTGGAAATCCGAATAGCGGAAAGACGACATTGTTTAACGCTATAACAGGCCGGATCGAACATGTGGGAAACTGGGCAGGAGTCACCGTTGCGAAAAAGGAAGGTGCTGTCAAAAAAGCTCTGAACAAGACGGGAGTCTCCATGTCGGTTGTGGATCTTCCCGGAGCTTATTCCATATCTCCCTTTACATCGGAAGAGAGCATAACAAGCGGTTTTGTCAAAAATGAGAAACCCGATGTCATAATCAATGTAGTTGATGCCTCGAACTTGAACAGAAGTCTTTTCTTTACGACGCAGCTCCTTGAACTCGGCATTCCCCTTGTCGTGGCTCTGAATAAAAGCGATCTTCTGCTGAAAAGAAATCTCACCATCGATTCGGAAAAGCTTTCGGTTCTGCTGGGCTGTCCCGTTGTCAATACTGTATCGACGAAGAGACGGAATAACGGTCTTGTTGAACTGATTAGCGAATCGGCGGGCCGGGTAGGGAGTCAGCAGATTTCCCCCTTCCGGAGTCCTAAGGTGAACTTATTCGATCCTTCTTCTGTCGATGATGCGGACAGGGACAGATTCTCTTTTGTCAATGATCTGGTCTATAAAGTGGAAATGAGAAAAAAGGGCTCAGATAAATATGCCCTGCAGGATAAAGTGGACAGGTTTCTCGCCAACAAGTGGCTGGGAATACCTGTTTTCGCCATGGTCATGTGGACTGTTTTTGCCATATCGCAAACCTATGCGGGACCATTTCTGGCAGATCTTCTCGTGGGTTGGATCGATGGGCTGTATGTGTTCGTCGAAGGTCTGATCGATGGAAAAGTGTCTCCCATACTGCAGTCTCTTCTGCTGGACGGCATTATCGGAGGCGTCGGAGCCGTCGTCGGATTTCTGCCGTTGATCATGGTTCTCTTCTGGCTGCTCGCCATTCTGGAAGATGTCGGCTATATGGCCCGGGTCGCTTTGATAATGGATCGCTTCTTTAAAAAAGTCGGATTGTCCGGTAAGTCGATCATTCCCATGATCATCAGCACGGGATGCGCCATCCCCGGAATCATGGCAACCCGGACCATTAAAAATGAAAGACAGCGTCGAACCACTGCCATGCTTACCCCTTTCATGCCCTGTGGAGCCAAATTACCTGTCATCGCCCTTTTTGCCGGAGTCTTTTTCAAAGATGCCGCATGGGTCGGTACGGCCATGTACTTCACAGGAATCGGGATTATTATAGCCGGGGCTTTAATTGTCGTCCGGATAACAGGAGATACAAACGCACGTTCCTACTTTATTATGGAGCTTCCTGAATACAGGATTCCCAGTATTAAAAGGGCGACATCCTCCATGCTGGCGCGAGGGAAAGCATTTATTGTCAAAGCGGGGACAATCATACTTCTCTGCAATGCGGTTATTCAGATCATGCAGTCTTTTAACTGGAAATTTCAAATGGTGGCTGAGGGAGACGAGAGCACAAGCATTCTTGCAGGCCTGGCCAATCCCTTCGCTTTTCTTCTGATTCCTCTGGGATTCGGTGTCTGGCAGCTGGCCGCTGCAGCCATAACAGGCTTTATCGCTAAAGAAAACGTCGTGGGAACGCTGGCGGTTGTGTACAGCATTACAAACTTTATCGACACGGAAGAACTGGCCCTTGTTTCCGGCGGGGCGGATGTGGCCTCCATAATGGGTATCGGCTCTGTCGCGGCCTTATCCTATCTGGTGTTCAATCTATTTACGCCTCCCTGTTTTGCCGCTATCGGTGCGATGAATTCGGAAATGAACAGCCGCAAGTGGCTATGGGCGGGAATCGGTTTTCAGTTTTCCATGGGTTATTCCCTTTCTTTCCTGACATATCAGATCGGAACCCTTATAACAACCGGAGCTGTCGGCACCGGGTTCCTTCCGGGATTGGCATTTGTTCTGCTTATCAGCGGTTATTTCGCCTATCTTATGAAGCGTGATGATAAAGAAACAGTTCCTCAGCTGAAAATGAGTTTTTAG
- a CDS encoding DUF4867 family protein, with protein MLRELNEANRPLTILPHDSQALDRYGRIINGIDCSDMIDPSTESALPENPAYIRDLEELRKLNSFDEISREVYGGRMALQAGICFGYNDRMNGMEYHEGSEVIVAITDCVLILGRCEDIHNDSWDSSLAECFYLPEGTVMELYSNTLHLAPCRTTDSPFCTVIILPEGTNRPLEKSEKPGETTYFMENKWLICHRESPAVQRGAHVGIEGENIRIKTV; from the coding sequence ATGCTGAGAGAGCTTAACGAAGCAAACAGACCTTTGACTATTCTGCCCCACGATTCGCAGGCTTTGGATCGTTATGGCAGAATTATTAATGGCATAGACTGCAGCGATATGATTGATCCTTCCACAGAATCGGCTCTACCCGAGAATCCCGCTTATATAAGGGACCTGGAAGAATTGCGAAAGCTGAACTCTTTCGATGAGATAAGCCGCGAAGTCTACGGGGGCAGAATGGCTCTTCAAGCCGGAATCTGCTTTGGCTACAACGACAGGATGAACGGCATGGAGTATCACGAAGGAAGCGAAGTCATCGTAGCCATAACAGACTGCGTTCTTATTCTGGGACGTTGCGAGGATATCCATAACGACAGTTGGGATTCCTCATTGGCCGAATGCTTCTATCTTCCGGAAGGTACGGTGATGGAGCTGTACAGCAACACTCTTCACCTCGCCCCCTGCCGGACGACGGATTCTCCGTTCTGCACAGTCATCATACTTCCCGAAGGCACCAACAGACCTCTGGAAAAAAGTGAAAAACCAGGGGAAACCACCTATTTTATGGAAAATAAGTGGCTTATCTGCCACAGGGAATCCCCGGCGGTTCAGCGAGGAGCCCATGTGGGAATAGAGGGAGAAAACATCCGGATCAAAACTGTATAA
- a CDS encoding FeoA family protein — MSEAYADIMLDGNIMIKNLSEGSVNTEYIISDIKTDDPELKNFLFSLGCYEGEKVKIISRLAGNLVISVKNARYSIGSDLAEVIII; from the coding sequence ATGAGTGAAGCTTATGCGGATATTATGCTTGATGGGAATATTATGATAAAGAATCTATCTGAAGGAAGTGTTAATACCGAGTACATCATATCGGATATCAAAACTGATGATCCGGAATTGAAGAATTTTCTCTTTTCCCTGGGGTGTTATGAGGGTGAAAAAGTGAAGATCATTTCCAGGTTGGCGGGGAATCTTGTCATTTCCGTTAAAAATGCCAGATACAGTATCGGTTCGGATCTAGCCGAAGTTATAATCATATAA
- a CDS encoding carbohydrate ABC transporter permease: MKALLNTLKWIILIFFLFVALYPLIWLLLASFKTNNLELQQNPFGFPEKWMFVNYYTAIVKAKLPALFIHSIIVAFSAVFVNLLVASMTSFVISREEFKGKNVLLTVLAAGILLPIISFMVPYFTIIQKMRLYDSLLALILVYSAINIPISVFLLTSFMDSIPRELEEAATIDGASFVQRFTKIIVPLSQTGLATAGTFCFIYSWNEFIMALLLTSSESSRTLQLGIRFFTSQFVTNYTAMYAAIVITIVPSIIVYFIFHNKIISGLTAGAVKG; the protein is encoded by the coding sequence ATGAAAGCATTGTTAAACACCCTGAAATGGATAATTCTTATATTTTTTCTCTTTGTGGCCCTCTATCCCCTGATCTGGCTTCTACTGGCTTCATTTAAAACCAACAACCTGGAACTCCAGCAGAATCCTTTCGGTTTTCCCGAGAAGTGGATGTTCGTCAACTATTACACGGCTATTGTAAAGGCGAAACTGCCCGCTCTTTTTATCCACTCCATCATTGTGGCTTTCAGCGCCGTATTCGTCAATCTGCTCGTGGCATCCATGACATCCTTTGTCATTTCCCGAGAAGAGTTCAAAGGGAAAAATGTTTTACTGACTGTTCTGGCAGCAGGGATACTCCTTCCGATTATTTCCTTTATGGTTCCCTACTTCACCATTATTCAGAAGATGCGCCTCTATGACTCTCTTCTGGCACTTATACTGGTTTACAGCGCTATAAACATACCCATTTCCGTTTTTCTTCTGACTTCTTTCATGGATTCCATCCCCAGGGAACTGGAAGAAGCCGCGACCATCGACGGCGCCAGTTTCGTTCAGAGATTCACAAAAATCATCGTGCCTCTCTCTCAGACAGGACTGGCAACGGCCGGTACATTCTGCTTTATCTATTCGTGGAATGAGTTTATCATGGCTCTTCTGCTCACTTCTTCAGAATCATCGAGAACTCTTCAGCTGGGTATCCGATTCTTTACCAGCCAGTTCGTAACCAACTATACGGCTATGTACGCAGCAATTGTCATAACAATTGTTCCGAGTATTATCGTCTATTTTATTTTCCATAACAAAATCATCTCCGGTCTGACTGCCGGAGCCGTGAAAGGTTGA
- the pflA gene encoding pyruvate formate-lyase-activating protein → MGTVKGRIHALETGGMVDGPGIRFVAFLQGCPLRCLYCHNPDSWAVGKGREMTAQELVDEAWKYRTYMKASGGGITLSGGEPLFQPEFVLDVIRIAHEKGMTVAIDTSGYGNPERVRNCLDEADLIILDIKTALAEKHRDLTGITAERPRAILEYLKQSRKPLWVRHVVVPGLTDSRENLEALKEILTDIPSLEKFEFLPFHKMGEEKWEQEGLLYKLGGTLAPDQGFMDRISEDFRRAGIPM, encoded by the coding sequence ATGGGAACAGTTAAGGGAAGAATTCACGCATTGGAAACGGGCGGCATGGTCGATGGGCCGGGCATCCGGTTTGTCGCCTTTCTGCAGGGCTGTCCCCTCCGCTGCCTCTATTGCCACAACCCCGACAGCTGGGCTGTCGGGAAAGGGCGTGAGATGACTGCGCAGGAGCTTGTTGATGAAGCCTGGAAATACCGGACATATATGAAAGCTTCCGGGGGAGGCATCACTCTCAGCGGAGGCGAACCTCTGTTTCAACCGGAATTTGTGCTTGATGTTATACGCATCGCTCATGAAAAAGGTATGACAGTGGCTATCGATACATCGGGATACGGAAATCCGGAGCGGGTCAGGAACTGTCTCGACGAAGCGGATTTGATTATTCTGGATATAAAAACTGCTCTGGCTGAGAAGCACAGAGATTTAACAGGGATTACGGCAGAGCGGCCGAGAGCGATTCTCGAATACCTGAAGCAGTCCCGTAAACCTTTGTGGGTCAGGCATGTCGTCGTTCCCGGTTTAACAGACAGCCGTGAAAACCTGGAGGCTCTGAAAGAAATTCTGACAGACATTCCCTCTCTGGAGAAATTTGAGTTTCTCCCTTTTCACAAAATGGGTGAGGAGAAATGGGAGCAGGAAGGCTTGTTGTATAAATTAGGTGGAACATTAGCCCCCGATCAGGGATTTATGGATCGGATCTCTGAAGATTTCCGCCGCGCCGGAATTCCCATGTGA
- a CDS encoding ABC transporter substrate-binding protein yields the protein MSKKLSALLFALMLIVSMGTLYATGQQGEGEAKPIKFGGVWPLGDITGDQAAKAAQLVVDELNANGGLLGRPVELIVIDSELNPEKGAAAIERLATVEKVDFFVGGMSSGVHLGQIPSLKKYKKVTMWTGAASSTAEAAVGEGQDWYFHLHPWDYNQGNSYVEGWDDIAEKYSNISIDRWFLAYEEGPFGSASFAATQTLFADMEIDGEAFQSAAMGGGDYTAVLQRAKDYNPDVFIWAGYGADALPIMEQAKAVNFTPPLFIGAPPGWPSDFGDSSLAENVTLYGMWAPSISKVSAVSKKFQDAYEAKYGETPATYFAPLGYTSIEIIAKAVEQAGSVETEAVIKALKAIQYESPLGETISFSPSNVISNQGFRNQKILQWQNGSQEVIWPFAFATAEPAYPFTR from the coding sequence GTGAGTAAAAAACTATCCGCACTTCTTTTCGCCCTCATGCTGATTGTCAGCATGGGAACTCTGTACGCTACAGGGCAGCAGGGTGAAGGTGAAGCAAAACCCATCAAATTCGGTGGTGTCTGGCCTCTCGGTGATATTACCGGGGATCAGGCGGCCAAAGCAGCTCAGCTCGTAGTAGACGAACTGAACGCGAACGGCGGTCTTCTCGGAAGACCTGTCGAACTGATCGTTATCGACAGCGAGCTGAACCCGGAAAAGGGAGCAGCGGCTATCGAAAGACTGGCAACAGTTGAAAAAGTCGACTTTTTTGTCGGAGGAATGTCCAGCGGTGTTCATCTGGGACAAATCCCCTCTCTCAAGAAGTACAAAAAAGTTACCATGTGGACCGGAGCTGCCAGCTCTACAGCTGAAGCGGCTGTAGGCGAAGGTCAGGATTGGTACTTCCACCTGCATCCCTGGGACTACAACCAGGGCAACTCTTACGTGGAAGGCTGGGACGATATCGCAGAGAAATACTCCAACATTTCCATTGACAGATGGTTCCTCGCCTATGAAGAGGGCCCCTTCGGAAGTGCTTCATTCGCAGCGACTCAGACTCTTTTCGCCGATATGGAGATCGACGGAGAAGCTTTCCAGTCTGCAGCCATGGGCGGCGGTGATTACACTGCGGTTCTTCAGCGCGCTAAAGACTACAACCCCGATGTTTTCATCTGGGCCGGATATGGCGCCGATGCCCTTCCCATAATGGAACAGGCAAAAGCTGTTAACTTCACTCCTCCCCTGTTCATCGGAGCGCCTCCGGGATGGCCTTCAGACTTCGGCGATTCCTCTCTGGCTGAGAATGTGACGCTTTACGGAATGTGGGCGCCTTCCATCAGCAAGGTAAGCGCAGTCAGCAAGAAGTTCCAGGATGCCTACGAAGCGAAATACGGCGAGACGCCGGCAACTTACTTCGCGCCTCTGGGTTACACTTCAATCGAGATTATCGCGAAAGCTGTCGAACAGGCCGGATCTGTTGAAACAGAAGCTGTTATCAAAGCTCTCAAGGCGATTCAGTATGAATCTCCCCTCGGAGAAACAATCAGCTTCAGCCCTTCCAACGTAATCAGCAACCAGGGATTCAGAAACCAGAAAATTCTTCAGTGGCAGAACGGAAGCCAGGAAGTTATCTGGCCCTTCGCATTCGCAACAGCTGAACCGGCTTATCCTTTCACCAGATAA
- a CDS encoding FeoB-associated Cys-rich membrane protein gives MANLIVSLIIISILSLSVLTIVREKRKGVKCVGCPYSKASGKGPACGCH, from the coding sequence ATGGCAAATTTAATAGTTTCTTTAATTATTATATCGATTCTCTCTTTATCTGTTCTGACAATAGTAAGGGAGAAACGTAAAGGGGTTAAATGCGTGGGCTGTCCCTATAGCAAAGCCTCCGGTAAAGGTCCCGCCTGCGGCTGTCATTAA